One window of Oncorhynchus masou masou isolate Uvic2021 chromosome 33, UVic_Omas_1.1, whole genome shotgun sequence genomic DNA carries:
- the LOC135527687 gene encoding methyl-CpG-binding protein 2-like translates to MAAVESGDERLSEEKSEDANQTQSSNDKDPKTHSKPKKVRREWRDMEKERLESSSSPPHPPVQQPSAQLAEAGPSVPMVTAAGEASCLSESPASPKQRRSIIRDRGPLYDDPSLPQGWTRKLKQRKSGRSAGKFDVYLMNPEGKAFRSKVELIAFFQKVGDTAADPNDFDFTVTGRGSPSRREKRPPKKPKVMKPSGRGRGRPKGSGKLRPAMEGVAMKRVVEKSPGRLLVKMPFSASKASEVAGQLPSQVVVAKMRPARKRKAETQPQTAPKKRGRKPGLVSAAVGAAGSSTSCYAAAAILAAEAKRKVQKESCTKPVQQTALPIKKRKTRETVEESRDIPAIAGAGIGTGSAVLVATAERTDQGQKDQGQKDQGQKLPKSPGRKHKDSPMTAGLTAEDSGGASVWSSSGASRGGSSSSVTTPKSHSHKRKERTPHKHLHHHHHHHRRHSHSSVVEDHPQPSQRPPHHHRRHSHSSVMEDPPPPPFQRPPHHHFPGLTMSLVSHTPRASVGPGALLQNEPQDLSTSRGSCRASTTTARGKREEVREVRQDRWPKPPAAAVVGMGDTRANKHQVDVAAGTVEGRDLRDIVSCLVVPRPSREETVSVIPRPSREEMVSVVPRPSREETVSAVPRPSREETVSVVPRPSREETVSVVARPSREETVSAVPRPSREETVSAVPRPSREETVSAVPRPSREETVSAVPRPSREETVSVVPRPSREETGESRTPITGRVS, encoded by the exons atgGCCGCCGTAGAGAGCGGAGACGAGAGACT CAGTGAGGAGAAGAGTGAAGATGCCAACCAGACTCAGAGCTCCAACGACAAGGACCCTAAGACACACAGCAAGCCAAAGAAGGTGAGGCGGGAGTGGAGGGAtatggagaaggagaggctggagtcttcatcctcccctcctcatcctccagtccagcagccCAGTGCGCAGCTGGCTGAGGCGGGGCCCTCTGTGCCCATGGTTACTGCAGCTGGCGAGGCCTCGTGTCTCTCTGAGTCCCCTGCTTCGCCCAAACAGAGGAGGTCCATAATCAGGGACCGAGGTCCTTTGTACGACGACCCCTCTCTGCCCCAGGGCTGGACACGTAAACTCAAACAACGCAAGTCTGGGCGGTCCGCCGGGAAGTTTGACGTCTACTTGATGAA CCCAGAGGGGAAAGCCTTCCGTTCCAAGGTGGAGCTGATTGCCTTCTTCCAGAAGGTAGGAGACACCGCCGCCGACCCCAACGACTTCGACTTCACCGTGACAGGGCGTGGCAGTCCCTCCCGCCGCGAGAAGAGACCCCCAAAGAAACCCAAGGTGATGAAACCGTCAGGGAGGGGCCGGGGTCGGCCGAAGGGGAGTGGGAAGTTACGCCCGGCCATGGAGGGCGTGGCAATGAAACGTGTGGTGGAGAAGAGTCCTGGGAGGCTCTTGGTCAAAATGCCTTTCAGCGCATCCAAGGCATCTGAAGTGGCGGGGCAGCTGCCATCGCAGGTCGTAGTCGCCAAGATGCGCCCGGCACGGAAAAGGAAGGCGGAAACACAACCGCAGACTGCTCCGAAAAAGCGGGGGCGTAAGCCAGGGTTGGTGTCAGCGGCAGTTGGTGCGGCGGGTTCCAGTACTTCCTGCTACGCAGCGGCTGCTATCCTCGCCGCAGAAGCCAAAAGGAAAGTTCAGAAGGAGTCTTGCACTAAGCCGGTGCAGCAGACCGCTCTACCCATCAAGAAGCGCAAGACCAGAGAAACTGTTGAGGAGTCGAGAGACATTCCAGCTATAGCCGGGGCAGGGATAGGGACAGGGAGTGCTGTGTTGGTGGcaacagcagagaggacagaccaGGGACAGAAGGATCAGGGACAGAAGGATCAGGGACAGAAGCTGCCAAAGAGTCCAGGGAGGAAGCACAAGGACAGTCCTATGACTGCCGGGCTGACCGCAGAGGACAGTGGTGGGGCCAGCGTTTGGTCCAGTAGTGGGGCCAGTAGAGGCGGCAGCAGCAGTAGCGTCACTACCCCAAAGAGTCACAGCCACAAGAGAAAAGAGCGTACGCCGCACAAACAccttcatcaccaccaccaccaccaccgtcgcCACAGTCACTCCTCTGTAGTGGAGGATCATCCTCAACCCTCCCAGCGGCCCCCTCACCACCACCGTCGCCACAGTCACTCCTCTGTAATGGAGgatcctcctcccccacccttcCAGCGCCCCCCTCACCATCACTTCCCCGGCTTGACTATGAGCTTGGTCTCCCATACGCCCAGGGCCTCGGTGGGGCCAGGGGCCCTCCTGCAGAATGAGCCCCAGGACCTGAGCACCTCCAGGGGCTCCTGCCGGGCCAGCACCACCACggccagaggaaagagagaggaggtcagggaggtcaGACAGGACAGGTGGCCAAAGCCTCCGGCAGCTGCAGTGGTGGGAATGGGTGACACCAGGGCCAACAAGCATCAAGTGGACGTGGCAGCAGGGACGGTGGAAGGGAGGGATTTGAGAGACATTGTATCCTGCTTAGTCGTCCCCAGACCTAGCCGGGAGGAGACGGTCTCAGTCATACCCAGACCTAGCAGGGAGGAGATGGTCTCAGTCGTACCCAGACCTAGCCGGGAGGAGACGGTCTCAGCCGTACCCAGACCTAGCCGGGAGGAGACGGTCTCAGTCGTACCCAGACCTAGCAGGGAGGAGACTGTCTCAGTCGTAGCCAGACCTAGCAGGGAGGAGACTGTCTCAGCCGTCCCCAGACCTAGCCGGGAGGAGACGGTCTCAGCCGTACCCAGACCTAGCCGGGAGGAGACGGTCTCAGCCGTCCCCAGACCTAGCAGGGAGGAGACGGTCTCAGCCGTACCCAGACCTAGCAGGGAGGAGACGGTCTCAGTCGTACCCAGACCTAGCAGGGAGGAGACGGGCGAGTCTCGGACGCCGATCACTGGAAGGGTTAGTTGA